A region from the Corallococcus silvisoli genome encodes:
- a CDS encoding TolB family protein: MRRWLGGVVAVGMLGACQPLDDAGGGGTTGDVLFNQGFAFVRDDRNVYVVDDDGDPNSPQRLTTGGGAYTPSISKNGNSIVFVRRSGNVSSLQTVPTSGGPVATLLSTNDAACGSCTNFRGPTFSPDGRTIVFAFDRTSGSLGSLARIGVDGSGFTELTPNAGIAFGSPSFFPNGNTVLAPAGTVASQLNQLAFVPVGGGTTRFVSLGNEVLAIANRAVVSPDGQQVALDGRLSSGSTRIFVGNVTATGLNGVLRRLTDYTASTVQESFPSWAGSTGLGFLFNDSGGDPSIYRAPVSSTASSVTLAVPVANEPFYGPN; this comes from the coding sequence ATGCGGCGATGGCTCGGTGGCGTGGTGGCGGTGGGGATGTTGGGGGCGTGCCAGCCCCTGGATGACGCGGGTGGCGGTGGCACCACGGGCGACGTCCTCTTCAACCAGGGCTTCGCCTTCGTGCGCGACGACCGGAACGTCTACGTGGTGGACGACGACGGCGACCCCAACAGCCCGCAGCGGCTGACGACGGGCGGCGGCGCTTACACGCCCTCGATTTCGAAGAACGGCAACAGCATCGTGTTCGTGCGGCGCTCGGGCAACGTGTCCTCGCTCCAGACGGTGCCCACCTCGGGCGGGCCGGTGGCCACGCTGCTGAGCACCAACGACGCGGCGTGCGGCAGCTGCACCAACTTCCGCGGGCCCACGTTCAGCCCGGATGGCCGCACCATCGTCTTCGCGTTCGACCGGACATCCGGATCGCTGGGCTCGCTGGCGCGCATCGGGGTGGATGGCAGTGGCTTCACGGAGCTGACGCCCAACGCGGGCATCGCCTTCGGGTCGCCGTCCTTCTTCCCCAACGGCAACACGGTGCTGGCGCCCGCGGGCACCGTCGCGTCCCAGCTCAACCAGCTCGCGTTCGTGCCGGTGGGCGGTGGCACCACGCGCTTCGTGTCGCTGGGCAACGAGGTGCTGGCCATCGCGAACCGCGCGGTGGTGTCTCCGGATGGGCAGCAGGTGGCGCTGGACGGGCGGCTGTCCTCCGGCAGCACGCGCATCTTCGTGGGCAACGTGACGGCCACCGGCCTCAACGGCGTCCTGCGGCGGTTGACGGACTACACGGCGAGCACGGTGCAGGAGAGCTTCCCCAGCTGGGCGGGCAGCACGGGGCTGGGCTTCCTCTTCAACGACTCCGGCGGCGACCCGAGCATCTACCGCGCCCCGGTGTCCTCGACGGCCAGCTCCGTCACCCTCGCGGTGCCCGTCGCGAACGAGCCCTTCTACGGGCCCAACTGA